From Microcaecilia unicolor unplaced genomic scaffold, aMicUni1.1, whole genome shotgun sequence, one genomic window encodes:
- the LOC115458754 gene encoding epidermal differentiation-specific protein-like, with protein MSVTPTKVNKIVVYEFPDFKGLKREFISDVKDLREISFNDCICSLIVIGQPWIAYEHIQFGGWLREYEEGEYSNIEIHDTISSLQLITDDLRNPKITIYEHPNYKGKNQTFTEETNLCYGNFNTMASSHIVEKGAWILYENANRRGQRILARAGERFADYGKIGFNDKVSYLRPLKAGCAIVKSNVLWDKMKKENEICFMVDEFIGVNRSDFEQEFSSRSKEYESSVTYDFKFSNTTTIEAGVEFKLMLIPSVSIKISNSISIEKGKSETVTQRDRFQLTLPAKIPPHTKITITVMKKAVTVIIPVELTVEQNQKITIEYGELRCQMGSTIYAEYDSEKI; from the coding sequence ATGAGCGTCACTCCAACTAAGGTGAACAAGATTGTTGTCTATGAGTTCCCTGATTTCAAAGGGCTAAAGAGAGAGTTCATATCTGATGTTAAAGATCTTAGGGAAATCTCTTTCAATGACTGCATTTGCTCACTGATAGTCATTGGACAGCCATGGATTGCCTATGAGCACATACAGTTTGGTGGATGGCTGCGAGAATATGAAGAAGGTGAGTACTCAAATATTGAGATTCATGACACTATATCTTCACTGCAGCTGATCACTGATGATCTGAGAAACCCTAAGATCACAATATATGAGCACCCAAACTATAAAGGTAAAAATCAGACATTTACAGAGGAGACTAACCTGTGTTATGGAAATTTTAATACTATGGCATCTTCTCATATTGTTGAGAAAGGTGCATGGATCCTGTATGAAAATGCAAACAGACGAGGACAGCGAATATTGGCTCGTGCTGGGGAAAGGTTTGCAGACTATGGCAAAATTGGATTTAATGACAAAGTTTCCTATCTCCGACCTTTGAAGGCTGGGTGTGCCATTGTGAAATCCAATGTGCTTTGGGATAAGATGAAGAAGGAAAATGAGATTTGCTTCATGGTTGATGAGTTTATTGGGGTGAACAGATCAGATTTTGAGCAGGAGTTCAGTTCACGCTCTAAAGAGTATGAGTCATCTGTCACTTATGATTTTAAATTTAGCAACACAACCACCATTGAAGCTGGGGTAGAGTTTAAGTTGATGCTAATTCCATCTGTAAGCATCAAGATTTCAAATTCCATCAGTATTGAAAAGGGGAAATCAGAGACAGTCACCCAAAGAGATAGGTTTCAGCTCACTTTACCAGCTAAGATCCCACCCCACACCAAGATCACCATTACAGTGATGAAGAAGGCGGTCACCGTCATCATACCTGTAGAGCTCACTGTTGAGCAAAATCAAAAGATAACAATCGAGTATGGAGAACTGAGGTGTCAGATGGGAAGCACCATCTATGCTGAGTATGACTCAGAAAAGATTTAA